Proteins from a single region of Sphingopyxis sp. BSN-002:
- a CDS encoding TetR/AcrR family transcriptional regulator, whose protein sequence is MSEQDNSVNIENAGAKSSGSYHHGDLRAAVIAAGLKRLEEGDGAELGLRALARDVGVSATALYRHFPDKEALLDALADEGLRRLGALQAQAWLKAGGGRTGFLATGVAYVRFAHDEPAVFRLSFTRQMHERSKESGDGGEVAYNLLRAGVEQTMPHLDQPEIAALHAWSLVHGLAMLVLDRRIEWDEERIGQIVGMTFGGVD, encoded by the coding sequence ATGAGCGAACAAGATAACAGTGTCAACATAGAAAATGCCGGAGCGAAAAGTTCGGGCTCCTACCACCATGGCGATCTGCGCGCGGCGGTGATCGCGGCGGGGCTCAAACGGCTGGAGGAAGGCGACGGCGCCGAGCTGGGGCTGCGCGCACTGGCGCGCGACGTGGGGGTAAGCGCAACCGCACTTTACCGCCATTTTCCCGACAAGGAGGCGCTGCTCGACGCGCTCGCCGACGAGGGGCTGCGGCGGTTGGGCGCGCTGCAGGCGCAGGCGTGGCTGAAAGCGGGAGGCGGACGTACCGGTTTCCTGGCGACGGGCGTCGCCTATGTCCGCTTCGCGCACGACGAGCCCGCGGTGTTCCGCCTGAGCTTCACGCGCCAGATGCACGAACGCAGCAAGGAAAGCGGCGACGGAGGGGAAGTTGCCTATAATCTGCTGCGCGCGGGCGTCGAGCAGACGATGCCGCACCTCGATCAACCCGAAATTGCCGCGCTTCATGCGTGGTCGCTCGTCCACGGCCTCGCGATGCTCGTCCTCGATCGCCGGATCGAATGGGACGAGGAACGGATCGGGCAAATCGTCGGCATGACCTTCGGTGGCGTCGACTAG